One window from the genome of Asterias amurensis chromosome 12, ASM3211899v1 encodes:
- the LOC139944939 gene encoding gamma-tubulin complex component 3 homolog isoform X1, producing the protein MASGSVNPANNPSALLLQLVRHMLGKAKDDDVSSQYQYALRVISSNFTPSIEGDEFQVSQRIQRKLAREGREVEAARFSELYRKLQSQNILKNRWATMYLLMSLSEDRRSKKSRMAEGAAIFGQGLPRMATSTPFGSRPGSHQPTPREATFSMIKEQSQSSGIGSTFGSISAHGHTGMSSGSNFNTPGAMYTPAGDTQPVGARLARMLIGDSTKGQTYGSSVGYQRMRPTPAVTFARNEGDTVDNTAAEVPEAHLVRDLIYVFQGVDGQYVRLHRAEDAFCIDHQVGVSKPMRDLVHKLAELGWLFLRIRKYVDARSQDKALGIVGQSFCAALQQELTEYYRLLAVLEAQQQQQEQDPGVSDPNTDLTLIRLKVWTYDPIHRMKYLAILVDGCKDKKGGALASSVHSYTLHGDSSVKSVMKHILKLVAFPIRTMLDRWIQDGDLDDKFHEFFVASDPLVKEDRLWHDKYSLRKSMIPSFITMEQARKILLIGKSINFLHQVCKDNSQIKVKGDGVSTTRSKYDDTAMLLDQDLDGSFQQVIDNAYRDTSKRLLHVLFTQYKFLDHLKAMRRYLLLGQGDFIQHLMDLLESDLAKPANQLYLHNLTGMLETAIRATNAQYDDIDILNRVDVRLLELSPGDTGWDVFSLDYHVDGPISTVFTPQCKILYLRVFNFLWRAKRMEYVLAQVWRSGMGTTRKLEAIKELSPILHQCHILTAEMVHFVNQMQYYINFEVMSCSWDELWKKVTEAEDMDHIIAAHEVFLDAIIKGSLLNEESQPLLTQLRAIFDLIIQFQTVQESLYSESCEELRLREVDKESIQTKTEQGEWGLTAQNEQEQKKRKTKFQREFIPTSRAQLKVLRKSYQDMVQRFLVMLTGHSDDSLRLLAVRLDFNEIYKAKEPMLRSPMAFNRTRKVF; encoded by the exons CAATTTCACACCATCCATTGAGGGAGATGAGTTCCAGGTATCCCAACGTATCCAACGAAAAT TGGCTCGAGAAGGTAGGGAAGTCGAAGCAGCTAGATTTTCAGAGCTGTACAGGAAGTTGCAGTCCCAG AATATACTGAAGAACCGATGGGCGACAATGTATCTCCTGATGTCTCTTAGTGAGGACCGAAGATCAAAGAAAAGTAGA ATGGCAGAAGGAGCTGCAATCTTTGGCCAGGGCTTGCCGCGCATGGCAACGTCGACGCCGTTTGGATCACGACCTGGTAGTCATCAGCCTACGCCCCGCGAGGCCACCTTCAGCATGATCAAAGAACAGTCCCAAAGCAGCGGTATAG GAAGTACCTTCGGCAGCATATCAGCCCATGGACACACAGGAATGTCATCTGG CAGTAACTTCAATACACCAGGTGCCATGTACACACCAGCGGGCGATACACAGCCTGTCGGCGCACGCCTTGCCAGGATGCTCATCGGAGACAGTACTAAAGGACAGACGTATGGTTCCAGTGTGGGGTACCAGCGCATGAGGCCCACACCGGCTGTTACCTTCGCAAGGAATGAAGGGGATACTGTCGATAACA CCGCTGCTGAAGTACCTGAGGCCCACCTTGTAAGGGATCTGATCTATGTTTTCCAAGGAGTGGACGGCCAATATGTTAGACTCCATCGGGCAGAAGATGCATTCTGCATTGACCATCAG GTTGGCGTATCTAAACCGATGAGGGACCTGGTTCATAAACTGGCTGAGCTGGGATGGCTGTTCTTGAGGATCAGGAAGTACGTGGATGCCCGGAGCCAGGACAAGGCACTGGGCATTGTAGGTCAG AGTTTCTGTGCTGCGCTTCAGCAAGAGTTAACCGAGTACTATCGTCTGCTGGCTGTGCTGGAAGCGCAG caacagcagcaagaGCAAGATCCAGGGGTCAGTGACCCCAACACTGACCTGACCTTGATAAGGTTAAAGGTTTGGACCTATGACCCCATCCACAGAATGAAGTATCTGGCCATACTAGTGGACGGCTGCAAAG ACAAGAAAGGCGGTGCACTGGCCTCCTCTGTGCATTCCTACACACTCCATGGCGACTCATCCGTCAAGTCCGTCATGAAGCACATTCTGAAGCTGGTAGCTTTCCCGATCAGGACCATGCTGGATAGATGGATCCAAGATGGCGACTTGGATGATAAATTCCATGAG TTTTTTGTTGCCTCAGACCCGCTGGTAAAAGAAGACCGACTGTGGCACGACAAATACTCCCTCCGGAAATCTATGATCCCATCGTTCATTACAATGGAGCAAGCTAGAAAG ATACTTTTGATCGGTAAATCCATCAACTTCCTCCATCAAGTCTGCAAAGACAACAGCCAGATTAAGGTCAAAGGTGACGGTGTCTCGACCACAAGGAGCAAATATGATGACA CCGCGATGTTATTAGATCAGGATCTTGATGGGTCTTTCCAGCAGGTCATCGACAACGCCTACCGTGATACCAGCAAGAGGTTACTGCATGTCCTATTCACCCAGTACAAGTTCTTGGATCACCTTAAG GCTATGAGAAGATACCTGCTGCTTGGTCAAGGTGACTTCATCCAGCATCTGATGGATTTGCTAGA GAGTGATCTTGCTAAACCAGCCAACCAGCTGTATCTACACAATCTAACTGGTATGCTAGAGACGGCAATCCGTGCCACCAATGCACAGTACGACGACATCGACATCCTCAACCGGGTAGATGTAAGACTACTTGAG TTGTCACCGGGCGATACCGGTTGGGACGTGTTCAGTCTGGATTACCACGTGGACGGACCAATCAGCACGGTCTTCACCCCGCAGTGTAAGATTCTCTACCTGCGCGTCTTCAACTTCCTGTGGAGGGCAAAGCGTATGGAGTACGTCCTGGCCCAGGTATGGAGGTCTGGGATGGGAACCACACGGAAACTTGAAGCAATTAAAG AGCTGTCCCCAATCCTTCATCAATGTCACATCCTCACGGCTGAAATGGTCCACTTTGTCAACCAGATGCAGTACTACATCAACTTTGAG GTCATGTCATGTTCTTGGGATGAGTTATGGAAGAAAGTGACGGAAGCAGAAGACATGGATCACATCATCGCTGCTCATGAAGTCTTCCTGGATGCTATCATTAAAGGCTCACTCCTCAATGAAGAGTCACAG CCACTCCTGACCCAACTGAGAGCCATCTTTGACCTGATCATTCAGTTCCAAACGGTTCAAGAATCACTCTACAGCGAAAGCTGCGAAGAGCTAAGGCTCAGAGAAGTGGACAAGGAATCCATCCAGACCAAAACAGAACAG GGTGAATGGGGTCTAACTGCCCAGAACGAGCAAGAACAGAAGAAGCGGAAGACCAAGTTTCAACGAGAGTTCATTCCGACGAGTCGAGCCCAGCTGAAAGTCCTCAGGAAATCCTATCAG GACATGGTTCAACGGTTTCTGGTGATGTTGACCGGTCATTCCGATGACAGCCTTCGACTTCTCGCCGTCAGACTGGACTTTAACGAAATCTACAAAGCCAAAGAACCCATGCTCCGAAGTCCCATGGCTTTCAATCGCACCAGGAAAGTCTTCTGA
- the LOC139944939 gene encoding gamma-tubulin complex component 3 homolog isoform X2, with translation MASGSVNPANNPSALLLQLVRHMLGKAKDDDVSSQYQYALRVISSNFTPSIEGDEFQVSQRIQRKLAREGREVEAARFSELYRKLQSQNILKNRWATMYLLMSLSEDRRSKKSRMAEGAAIFGQGLPRMATSTPFGSRPGSHQPTPREATFSMIKEQSQSSGIGSTFGSISAHGHTGMSSGNFNTPGAMYTPAGDTQPVGARLARMLIGDSTKGQTYGSSVGYQRMRPTPAVTFARNEGDTVDNTAAEVPEAHLVRDLIYVFQGVDGQYVRLHRAEDAFCIDHQVGVSKPMRDLVHKLAELGWLFLRIRKYVDARSQDKALGIVGQSFCAALQQELTEYYRLLAVLEAQQQQQEQDPGVSDPNTDLTLIRLKVWTYDPIHRMKYLAILVDGCKDKKGGALASSVHSYTLHGDSSVKSVMKHILKLVAFPIRTMLDRWIQDGDLDDKFHEFFVASDPLVKEDRLWHDKYSLRKSMIPSFITMEQARKILLIGKSINFLHQVCKDNSQIKVKGDGVSTTRSKYDDTAMLLDQDLDGSFQQVIDNAYRDTSKRLLHVLFTQYKFLDHLKAMRRYLLLGQGDFIQHLMDLLESDLAKPANQLYLHNLTGMLETAIRATNAQYDDIDILNRVDVRLLELSPGDTGWDVFSLDYHVDGPISTVFTPQCKILYLRVFNFLWRAKRMEYVLAQVWRSGMGTTRKLEAIKELSPILHQCHILTAEMVHFVNQMQYYINFEVMSCSWDELWKKVTEAEDMDHIIAAHEVFLDAIIKGSLLNEESQPLLTQLRAIFDLIIQFQTVQESLYSESCEELRLREVDKESIQTKTEQGEWGLTAQNEQEQKKRKTKFQREFIPTSRAQLKVLRKSYQDMVQRFLVMLTGHSDDSLRLLAVRLDFNEIYKAKEPMLRSPMAFNRTRKVF, from the exons CAATTTCACACCATCCATTGAGGGAGATGAGTTCCAGGTATCCCAACGTATCCAACGAAAAT TGGCTCGAGAAGGTAGGGAAGTCGAAGCAGCTAGATTTTCAGAGCTGTACAGGAAGTTGCAGTCCCAG AATATACTGAAGAACCGATGGGCGACAATGTATCTCCTGATGTCTCTTAGTGAGGACCGAAGATCAAAGAAAAGTAGA ATGGCAGAAGGAGCTGCAATCTTTGGCCAGGGCTTGCCGCGCATGGCAACGTCGACGCCGTTTGGATCACGACCTGGTAGTCATCAGCCTACGCCCCGCGAGGCCACCTTCAGCATGATCAAAGAACAGTCCCAAAGCAGCGGTATAG GAAGTACCTTCGGCAGCATATCAGCCCATGGACACACAGGAATGTCATCTGG TAACTTCAATACACCAGGTGCCATGTACACACCAGCGGGCGATACACAGCCTGTCGGCGCACGCCTTGCCAGGATGCTCATCGGAGACAGTACTAAAGGACAGACGTATGGTTCCAGTGTGGGGTACCAGCGCATGAGGCCCACACCGGCTGTTACCTTCGCAAGGAATGAAGGGGATACTGTCGATAACA CCGCTGCTGAAGTACCTGAGGCCCACCTTGTAAGGGATCTGATCTATGTTTTCCAAGGAGTGGACGGCCAATATGTTAGACTCCATCGGGCAGAAGATGCATTCTGCATTGACCATCAG GTTGGCGTATCTAAACCGATGAGGGACCTGGTTCATAAACTGGCTGAGCTGGGATGGCTGTTCTTGAGGATCAGGAAGTACGTGGATGCCCGGAGCCAGGACAAGGCACTGGGCATTGTAGGTCAG AGTTTCTGTGCTGCGCTTCAGCAAGAGTTAACCGAGTACTATCGTCTGCTGGCTGTGCTGGAAGCGCAG caacagcagcaagaGCAAGATCCAGGGGTCAGTGACCCCAACACTGACCTGACCTTGATAAGGTTAAAGGTTTGGACCTATGACCCCATCCACAGAATGAAGTATCTGGCCATACTAGTGGACGGCTGCAAAG ACAAGAAAGGCGGTGCACTGGCCTCCTCTGTGCATTCCTACACACTCCATGGCGACTCATCCGTCAAGTCCGTCATGAAGCACATTCTGAAGCTGGTAGCTTTCCCGATCAGGACCATGCTGGATAGATGGATCCAAGATGGCGACTTGGATGATAAATTCCATGAG TTTTTTGTTGCCTCAGACCCGCTGGTAAAAGAAGACCGACTGTGGCACGACAAATACTCCCTCCGGAAATCTATGATCCCATCGTTCATTACAATGGAGCAAGCTAGAAAG ATACTTTTGATCGGTAAATCCATCAACTTCCTCCATCAAGTCTGCAAAGACAACAGCCAGATTAAGGTCAAAGGTGACGGTGTCTCGACCACAAGGAGCAAATATGATGACA CCGCGATGTTATTAGATCAGGATCTTGATGGGTCTTTCCAGCAGGTCATCGACAACGCCTACCGTGATACCAGCAAGAGGTTACTGCATGTCCTATTCACCCAGTACAAGTTCTTGGATCACCTTAAG GCTATGAGAAGATACCTGCTGCTTGGTCAAGGTGACTTCATCCAGCATCTGATGGATTTGCTAGA GAGTGATCTTGCTAAACCAGCCAACCAGCTGTATCTACACAATCTAACTGGTATGCTAGAGACGGCAATCCGTGCCACCAATGCACAGTACGACGACATCGACATCCTCAACCGGGTAGATGTAAGACTACTTGAG TTGTCACCGGGCGATACCGGTTGGGACGTGTTCAGTCTGGATTACCACGTGGACGGACCAATCAGCACGGTCTTCACCCCGCAGTGTAAGATTCTCTACCTGCGCGTCTTCAACTTCCTGTGGAGGGCAAAGCGTATGGAGTACGTCCTGGCCCAGGTATGGAGGTCTGGGATGGGAACCACACGGAAACTTGAAGCAATTAAAG AGCTGTCCCCAATCCTTCATCAATGTCACATCCTCACGGCTGAAATGGTCCACTTTGTCAACCAGATGCAGTACTACATCAACTTTGAG GTCATGTCATGTTCTTGGGATGAGTTATGGAAGAAAGTGACGGAAGCAGAAGACATGGATCACATCATCGCTGCTCATGAAGTCTTCCTGGATGCTATCATTAAAGGCTCACTCCTCAATGAAGAGTCACAG CCACTCCTGACCCAACTGAGAGCCATCTTTGACCTGATCATTCAGTTCCAAACGGTTCAAGAATCACTCTACAGCGAAAGCTGCGAAGAGCTAAGGCTCAGAGAAGTGGACAAGGAATCCATCCAGACCAAAACAGAACAG GGTGAATGGGGTCTAACTGCCCAGAACGAGCAAGAACAGAAGAAGCGGAAGACCAAGTTTCAACGAGAGTTCATTCCGACGAGTCGAGCCCAGCTGAAAGTCCTCAGGAAATCCTATCAG GACATGGTTCAACGGTTTCTGGTGATGTTGACCGGTCATTCCGATGACAGCCTTCGACTTCTCGCCGTCAGACTGGACTTTAACGAAATCTACAAAGCCAAAGAACCCATGCTCCGAAGTCCCATGGCTTTCAATCGCACCAGGAAAGTCTTCTGA